Within Eggerthella timonensis, the genomic segment AGGCGGCGAAGGCCAACGCGTCGTTCGTCGCCGATCATCCCGACGCGAAGCCGAAGCGCGAGGGCGTCATCGAGCCGTCCGGCGACGACGATCTGGAGACGCGCCTGGCCGGCATGGATCCCGAGAAGGTGGCGCGCGTGCGCGCCGGCATCGCGGCGAAGGCCAAGAAGGCCGCCGCCGAGGCCGAGGCAGCCAAGAAGGCGGCCGCCGACGAGAAGATCGCGAACCTCGACCAGGAGAAGGCCGCCAAGGTGAAGGCGGCCCTCGAGGCCAAGGCCGCGCGCGAAGCCGCGAAAGCGGAAGCAGAAAAGGAAGGAGAGTAGCATGGGAAAGGCGACCGTCATCCCGTTCGGCCCCCAGCACCCGGTGCTGCCCGAGCCTTTGCACCTCGACCTCGTGGTCGAGGACGAGACCGTCATCGAGGCGGTTCCCCAGATCGGCTTCATCCATCGCGGCCTCGAGAAGCTCGTCGAGACGCGCGACTACAACCAGTTCATCTACGTGGCCGAGCGCATCTGCGGCATCTGCGCGTTCGGGCATTCCATGGGCTACGCCGAGACTGTCGAGAAGCTCATGGGCGTCGAGATCCCCGAACGCGCCGAGTACCTGCGCGTCATCTGGCACGAGCTTTCGCGTATCCACTCCCACGTGCTGTGGATGGGCCTCGCGGCCGACGCGTTCGGCTTCGAGAGCCTGTTCATGCACTGCTGGCGTCTGCGCGAGCGCGTGCTCGACATCTTCGAGAAGACCACGGGCGGCCGCGTCATCTTCTCGGTCGTCAAGGTGGGCGGCGTGGTCCGCGACATCGACGACGCCCAGTTCGCCGAGATGAAGCGCGTGCTCGAGGGCATCAAGGACGACTACCGCCAGCTGTGCAACGCCTTCCTCAAGGACACCTCGGTGAAGAACCGCACCGTGGGCGTGGGCTACATCAGCCACGAGGACGCGCTCGGCATGAGCATGGTGGGCCCGTTCGCACGCGCCTCCAACGTGAACTACGACGTGCGCATGCTGGGCAACGGCGGCTACGGCTTCCTGAGCGATTTCCAGCCCATCCTCGACGGCCAGGGCGACTGCTACGCCCGCGTGAAGGTGCGCGCGCTCGAAGTGCTGCAGTCCATCGACATCATCGAGGAGATGATCGCCAAGATCCCCGCAGGCGACATCGCCGTCGACGTGAAGGGCTCGCCCGCGGCCGGCGCCGAGGCTGCCAACGTGGTGGAGCAGCCCCGCGGCGAGTGCTACTACTACGCGCGCGGCAACGGGACGAAGTTCCTCGACCGCATGCGCATGCGCACGCCCACGTCGCAGAACCTGGCCGGCATGGCCACGGCGCTGGCCGGCTGCGATCTGGCCGACGTCAACATGATCGTGCTCACCATCGACCCCTGCATCAGCTGCACGGAAAGGTAGGAGGACCATGGGAAGCTTCAAGCTGGGAAAGATGACACTCGGAGGCCTGTTCAAGAAGCCCGAGACGCTTCTGTACCCCGTTCAGACGAAAACGCCTCCCGCGGGCCTCAAGGGCCATGTGGTGAACGACGTGGACCGCTGCATCCTGTGCGGCATCTGCCAAAAGCGCTGCCCCTGCGCCGCCATCACGGTTGACAAGCCGGGACGCACCTGGACGATCGACCGCTTCCGCTGCGTGCAGTGCGGCAGCTGCGTGCGCGAGTGCCCGAAGGACTGCCTGACCATGGAGCCCGCGTACACGCCGCCCGCGACGAGCAAGCACGTCGACGCCTTCGAGGTCCCGGAGACCAAGAAGACGGCGTAAGCGCCGCGCCGCAAAACGCGCGACCCGGAAGCCCCGCTCGTCGAGCGGGGCTTCTTGCGTTGGGTCCGCGTCGGCGAAATCGCGGTTCGTGGCAGGTTTTGCGAGTTATTCGTCGTCGTCGGCCTCGTCGAGCACGGTCGAGGCGCGGGGCGGATGCGCTGGGCCGCGTTTTGCCTGGTGGGGAGCATCCAGCGCGTCCGTTGGCGGAAAACGCCCCCGTGCAGGCGCCGTCAGATGACGAATTTCGGCGTTTTTCTGCCACGAACCGCGACTTCGCCGGCGCAAGGCCTTGAACCCGGACGAACGGGTCGGACGGGGCTGTCTTGGCCACGCTTCCCGCTTCGTGGGCGCGCGCATCGGCGATCGAATGCACTGCGAAGGCAGGCGGCGCGGGCTCGTCAAGGGTGCCGCGTTCGCCGGCGCGCTCGTCGCTTCCGAAGAGCAGGCAGCGCTGCGGTGGCGAGCCGGCGTGCTCCGGCGAATGGAAAAGCTGTTGAAGCGTGAAACAAGGGCGGGGGATGGGGGAAACCTGCTAGAATGGTGGACTATCGGATCACGTTCGACCGGGCCTGGGCGCTGGGCCCGGTTTTTGCGTCGAGGGACGCGCATGGAAGGGAAGGATGCTTGTATGGGACGCAAGGATGAGGGCTGCGCAGCCGACCAGGTGAGCGACCGCATCTTCACCGTGCCGAACGTCATATCGTTCGTTCGGCTCTGCCTCGTGCCCATCTTCCTCGTGCTGCTGTTCAACGGCTACAACATCGTCGCCACGCTCCTGTACGCGCTGGCCGCGGGCACCGACTGGATCGACGGGCAGATCGCGCGCCGCACGAACGCCGTGTCGCGCCTGGGCCAGCTGCTCGACCCGGCGGTCGACCGCATCCTCATGATCGCGGGCGTGTGCGGGCTGTTCCTCGTGGGGCGCCTGCCGCTGTGGATCATCCTCGTCGTGCTCGTGCGCGACTTGGCTCTGCTCGTGGGCGGCGCGGTGCTGCTCAAACGCTTCCGCGTGCGCGTGGCCGTCATCTTCCCGGGCAAGGTGGCCACGACGTTTCTGTTCGTGGGCTTCGCCGGCCTGCTGCTGAACTGGCCGCTCGTCCCGGGGCTCGGCCTCGTCGACGCGGCGTGGCTGCCGGGCCTGAACGCGCTGCCCTGCTCGTGGGGCATCTGGTTCGTGTACGCCGGCCTTGTGCTGGCTCTCGCCACCACGGCCTACTACGTCGTCGCCGCGCTGCGGAGCGTGCGCGCCGCCCAGGGCGTGCAGGCGGAAAGCGCGCGGTAGCCGATGACCGACCGGACGCCGAGACGAACGGGCGCAGGGCGCTCCGAACGCCCCGCTGGCTCCGGTCGCCCTGCGCCCTCGACGCAGCGCGATTCGTACGGCCGCGCCTCCCATCGCGGCGCCGCGCCTGCGCGCCGCCAGCCGTCGCAACCGCCCTCGCGCCGCTCGCGCGCGAACGCGGGCGCCTCCCGGGCGCCCCGCGCCTCCGCGCAGCGCCCGCGCGACGCCCGCGCCTACAACGCTCCCGCCGT encodes:
- a CDS encoding 4Fe-4S binding protein, whose product is MGSFKLGKMTLGGLFKKPETLLYPVQTKTPPAGLKGHVVNDVDRCILCGICQKRCPCAAITVDKPGRTWTIDRFRCVQCGSCVRECPKDCLTMEPAYTPPATSKHVDAFEVPETKKTA
- a CDS encoding CDP-alcohol phosphatidyltransferase family protein; the protein is MGRKDEGCAADQVSDRIFTVPNVISFVRLCLVPIFLVLLFNGYNIVATLLYALAAGTDWIDGQIARRTNAVSRLGQLLDPAVDRILMIAGVCGLFLVGRLPLWIILVVLVRDLALLVGGAVLLKRFRVRVAVIFPGKVATTFLFVGFAGLLLNWPLVPGLGLVDAAWLPGLNALPCSWGIWFVYAGLVLALATTAYYVVAALRSVRAAQGVQAESAR
- a CDS encoding nickel-dependent hydrogenase large subunit: MGKATVIPFGPQHPVLPEPLHLDLVVEDETVIEAVPQIGFIHRGLEKLVETRDYNQFIYVAERICGICAFGHSMGYAETVEKLMGVEIPERAEYLRVIWHELSRIHSHVLWMGLAADAFGFESLFMHCWRLRERVLDIFEKTTGGRVIFSVVKVGGVVRDIDDAQFAEMKRVLEGIKDDYRQLCNAFLKDTSVKNRTVGVGYISHEDALGMSMVGPFARASNVNYDVRMLGNGGYGFLSDFQPILDGQGDCYARVKVRALEVLQSIDIIEEMIAKIPAGDIAVDVKGSPAAGAEAANVVEQPRGECYYYARGNGTKFLDRMRMRTPTSQNLAGMATALAGCDLADVNMIVLTIDPCISCTER